The Melospiza georgiana isolate bMelGeo1 chromosome Z, bMelGeo1.pri, whole genome shotgun sequence genome contains a region encoding:
- the CDK7 gene encoding cyclin-dependent kinase 7 isoform X2 gives METDLEVIIKDTSIVLTQSHIKAYMLMTLQGLEYLHQHWILHRDLKPNNLLLDENGVLKLADFGLAKSFGSPNRVYTHQVVTRWYRAPELLFGARMYGVGVDMWAVGCILAELLLRVPFLPGDSDLDQLTRIFETLGTPTEEQWPGMTSLPDYVTFKPFPGMPLQHIFSAAGDDLLSLLQGLFTFNPSTRVTATQALKQKYFSNRPGPTPGNQLPRPNCPAEAAKEPQNRLINLKRKRPEAIDQGLPKKLIF, from the exons ATGGAAACAGATTTAGAG GTTATTATAAAGGATACAAGTATTGTGTTGACGCAGTCTCACATCAAGGCTTATATGCTGATGACGCTTCAAGGATTAGAGTATTTACATCAGCATTGGATTTTACACAGG GATCTTAAACCAAATAACTTGTTGCTAGATGAAAATGGAGTTTTGAAATTGGCTGACTTTGGCTTGGCAAAATCTTTTGGAAGCCCGAACAGAGTTTACACACATCAGGTAGTAACAAG gtGGTACCGAGCTCCAGAGCTATTGTTTGGGGCTAGAATGTACGGTGTTGGTGTTGATATGTGGGCTGTTGGTTGTATTTTAGCTGAATTGCTCCTCAGA GTTCCTTTTTTGCCTGGAGACTCTGATCTTGACCAGCTGACAAGGATATTTGAAACACTGGGCACTCCAACAGAAGAGCAGTggcct GGGATGACAAGTCTTCCAGATTATGTCACTTTTAAGCCATTCCCTGGAATGCCACTTCAGCATATCTTCAGTGCAGCTGGTGATGATCTGCTCAGTCTTCTTCAAGGCTTATTCACGTTTAATCCTTCCACTAGAGTAACAGCTACTCAG GCATTGAAACAGAAGTATTTCAGTAATCGACCAGGACCCACTCCAGGAAATCAGCTTCCAAGACCCAACTGTCCTGCTGAAGCTGCAAAGGAGCCACAAAATAGActtataaatttaaaaaggaaaagaccaGAAGCAATAGATCAAG GATTACcaaaaaaactgattttttaa